One part of the Chryseobacterium mulctrae genome encodes these proteins:
- a CDS encoding GNAT family N-acetyltransferase: MNIYIETERLILRNLGEEDYERLYLLDSDPEVMKYIGMPTLSKVEESKEVVKMIMQQYEENGVGRIAVIEKESGLLIGWSGLKLNTSEVNGYQNFYELGYRFLPETWGKGYATESGKASLDYGFNDLKAEIIYAYAHSENLASNYILTKLGFEKTGEFTEPDGICFWYELKKENFKQ; encoded by the coding sequence ATGAATATTTATATTGAAACCGAAAGACTCATTCTCAGAAATCTTGGGGAGGAAGATTACGAACGTCTTTATCTTCTTGATTCCGATCCGGAAGTCATGAAATATATCGGAATGCCTACGCTTTCTAAAGTTGAAGAATCGAAAGAAGTGGTAAAAATGATTATGCAGCAATATGAAGAAAATGGTGTGGGAAGAATTGCCGTAATCGAAAAAGAAAGCGGACTTCTTATCGGCTGGAGCGGATTAAAGCTCAATACTTCCGAAGTAAACGGATACCAAAATTTCTATGAACTGGGTTACCGTTTTTTACCTGAAACATGGGGAAAAGGTTACGCTACAGAATCTGGGAAAGCATCTTTAGATTATGGTTTTAATGATTTGAAAGCCGAAATTATTTATGCGTATGCTCATTCTGAAAACCTAGCTTCAAATTACATTTTAACAAAACTTGGATTTGAGAAAACTGGTGAATTTACCGAACCGGACGGGATTTGTTTTTGGTACGAACTTAAAAAAGAAAATTTTAAACAATAA
- the gldB gene encoding gliding motility lipoprotein GldB, translated as MKIFRIAALSCLLVLSLNSCKKEQETDWKVEIKNPAEKVEITDISKEFYDVNIPLDQFKAKFPWFQGTVSDADFAKNRVNPDEVKIYKEAISKIDQTKLQKELQDLFSHIKYYFPEFKTPKVYLFSSTLQMIQDPIFFDDKTNFLFIDVSGFMGNNNPNYKGLEGYFQKSMNPNNIVPKVSRIFAEQVVPFSPDHQKFIDLLVYNGKIMLLQEAFLPETPDYLKMDYDKKQYDWSVANEANIYNYFVENNLIFGDDHRLVDRFINPGPFSKFYTEIDNESSPMVGVYIGWQICKEYLKKSPETKLVDFLKMDATEVFNKAGYKPKLEE; from the coding sequence ATGAAGATTTTTAGAATTGCAGCACTTTCATGCCTTTTAGTTTTAAGTTTAAACTCTTGTAAAAAAGAGCAGGAAACTGATTGGAAAGTAGAAATAAAAAATCCTGCCGAAAAGGTAGAAATTACTGATATTTCAAAAGAATTTTACGATGTAAATATACCTTTGGATCAGTTTAAAGCTAAATTTCCATGGTTTCAGGGAACGGTTTCTGATGCAGATTTTGCTAAAAACAGAGTGAATCCTGATGAAGTGAAGATTTACAAAGAAGCAATTTCAAAAATAGATCAGACAAAGCTTCAGAAAGAACTTCAGGATTTGTTTTCACACATCAAATATTATTTTCCAGAGTTTAAAACACCGAAAGTATATCTGTTTTCATCAACATTACAGATGATTCAGGATCCTATATTTTTTGATGATAAAACCAATTTTCTGTTTATTGATGTAAGTGGTTTTATGGGAAATAATAATCCTAACTATAAAGGTTTGGAAGGTTATTTTCAGAAATCGATGAATCCGAATAATATTGTTCCTAAAGTTTCAAGGATATTTGCAGAACAGGTGGTTCCTTTTTCTCCAGATCATCAGAAATTTATTGATCTTTTGGTCTATAACGGAAAAATAATGTTGCTTCAGGAGGCTTTTCTTCCCGAAACTCCAGATTATCTGAAAATGGATTACGATAAAAAACAATACGATTGGTCGGTTGCCAATGAAGCGAATATCTATAATTATTTTGTTGAAAATAATTTAATTTTTGGAGACGATCACCGTTTGGTAGACCGTTTTATCAATCCGGGACCGTTTTCAAAATTTTATACTGAAATTGATAACGAATCTTCGCCAATGGTTGGTGTTTACATCGGATGGCAGATTTGTAAAGAATATTTAAAGAAAAGCCCTGAAACAAAACTGGTCGATTTCCTTAAAATGGATGCTACGGAAGTTTTTAATAAAGCAGGATATAAACCTAAATTAGAAGAGTAA
- the gldC gene encoding gliding motility protein GldC: MRKTQITIDVELDENHIPEKMTWNAQDGGVEKEETKAVMISVWDEKASEALRIDLWTKEMPVDQMKMFMHQILVSMGNTYQRATGEEDVAEWIEQIAEEFAVKSAIKM; encoded by the coding sequence ATGAGAAAGACCCAAATAACGATAGATGTAGAGCTGGATGAAAACCACATTCCGGAAAAAATGACTTGGAATGCTCAGGATGGAGGCGTAGAAAAAGAAGAAACAAAAGCGGTAATGATTTCCGTTTGGGACGAAAAAGCTTCAGAAGCTTTAAGAATCGACCTTTGGACGAAAGAAATGCCGGTTGACCAAATGAAAATGTTCATGCATCAGATTTTAGTGTCTATGGGAAACACGTATCAGAGAGCAACAGGCGAAGAGGATGTTGCAGAATGGATTGAGCAGATCGCAGAAGAATTTGCAGTAAAATCAGCAATAAAAATGTAA
- a CDS encoding cystathionine gamma-synthase — MNFNTKVIHGGQHHESATGSVNVPVFLTSTFAQKSPGVHSGYEYSRAANPTRQALEDSLSSIENGARGLAFGSGLAAIDCVLKLLNPGDEVVAVDDLYGGTYRMFTRLFEKYQLKFTFVNFDDVSKIADVITDKTKLIWVETPTNPLMKLVDIKAVVEIAKGKDILVAVDNTFATPYLQRPIDLGADIVMHSATKYLGGHSDVIAGALIAKDAELGEKLHFIQFASGGILGPHDSYLVLRGIKTLALRVQRHSENGMAVAKYLESHPAVAEVIYPGLESHPQYELAKTQMKDFGGMVSFTFKSGKKEDAIKFLEKVRVFTLAESLGGVESLANHPALMTHASIPAEKRAELGITDDLVRLSVGIEDAEDLIADLEKAFS, encoded by the coding sequence ATGAATTTCAATACAAAAGTTATACACGGCGGACAACATCACGAATCTGCTACAGGTTCTGTAAATGTTCCGGTATTTTTAACGTCTACTTTCGCACAAAAAAGTCCGGGAGTACATTCAGGATACGAATATTCAAGAGCGGCAAACCCTACAAGACAGGCTTTGGAAGACTCTTTGTCAAGCATTGAAAATGGAGCGAGAGGTTTAGCTTTCGGTTCGGGTTTGGCAGCTATTGACTGTGTTTTAAAATTATTAAATCCAGGTGATGAGGTTGTTGCTGTAGACGATTTATATGGAGGAACCTACAGAATGTTCACCAGACTTTTTGAAAAATATCAGTTGAAATTTACCTTCGTGAATTTTGATGATGTTTCAAAAATTGCAGACGTCATTACAGATAAAACTAAATTGATCTGGGTTGAAACTCCAACAAACCCGTTGATGAAATTGGTAGATATCAAAGCGGTTGTGGAAATTGCAAAAGGAAAAGATATTCTGGTTGCAGTTGATAATACTTTTGCGACACCTTATCTTCAAAGACCGATTGATTTGGGAGCTGATATTGTAATGCACTCAGCAACAAAATATCTAGGAGGTCACTCTGATGTAATCGCGGGAGCTTTAATTGCTAAAGATGCAGAATTGGGAGAAAAACTTCATTTCATTCAGTTTGCAAGTGGTGGAATTTTAGGACCTCACGATTCTTATTTAGTGTTGAGAGGAATTAAAACTTTGGCATTAAGAGTTCAGAGACATTCTGAAAATGGAATGGCGGTTGCAAAATATCTTGAATCTCATCCTGCAGTTGCTGAAGTAATTTATCCGGGATTGGAATCTCACCCACAATACGAATTGGCAAAAACTCAGATGAAAGATTTCGGAGGAATGGTTTCTTTCACTTTCAAATCTGGTAAAAAAGAAGATGCAATCAAATTCTTAGAGAAAGTAAGAGTTTTCACATTGGCAGAATCGCTTGGTGGAGTAGAATCTTTGGCAAATCATCCTGCTTTGATGACTCACGCTTCCATTCCTGCAGAAAAACGTGCTGAATTGGGTATTACCGATGATCTAGTTCGTTTAAGCGTTGGAATCGAAGATGCGGAAGATTTGATCGCAGATCTAGAAAAAGCTTTTTCTTAA
- a CDS encoding GNAT family N-acetyltransferase, with amino-acid sequence MKNTRKATIQDLPQLAELFDQYRVFYHKESDISAAENFLKQRIENKDSEIFVAESEGKLTGFVQLYPLFSSTRMKRYWLLNDLYVNENYIGKGFSKELIEDAKQLAKSTDASGVLLETGKSNDIGNQLYPSCGFEIYDKVNFYEWTNKI; translated from the coding sequence ATGAAAAATACAAGAAAAGCTACGATTCAGGATTTACCTCAATTAGCCGAATTGTTTGATCAATACAGAGTTTTTTACCATAAAGAATCTGATATTTCTGCTGCAGAAAACTTTTTAAAACAAAGAATAGAAAACAAAGATTCCGAAATTTTTGTTGCTGAAAGTGAAGGGAAATTGACAGGTTTCGTTCAGTTGTATCCACTATTTTCATCCACAAGAATGAAGCGTTATTGGCTGTTGAATGATTTATATGTCAATGAAAATTACATAGGAAAAGGTTTTTCTAAAGAACTCATTGAAGACGCTAAACAATTAGCAAAATCTACCGATGCTTCCGGAGTTCTCCTCGAAACGGGAAAATCAAACGACATTGGAAACCAACTTTATCCAAGTTGCGGATTTGAAATTTACGACAAAGTAAATTTCTATGAATGGACAAATAAAATTTAA
- a CDS encoding DinB family protein, with protein sequence MTDFQKYIQRYLDLIPSENWLEELKSVGEKTVSLFSFLTEEQSKFAYAEGKWTLKEVLLHLSDTERVFQYRTLAIARGEEKNLPGFDEELYAQNSFANERSLDCLLEEYQLVRQSSQILLETMNFSALNNIGTANGNQISAETIGKLIVGHNIHHLNVIEERYLPDLN encoded by the coding sequence ATGACTGATTTTCAAAAATATATTCAACGATATTTAGATTTAATTCCATCTGAAAACTGGCTGGAAGAATTGAAATCTGTAGGTGAAAAAACTGTTTCTTTATTTTCATTTTTAACTGAAGAGCAATCGAAATTTGCTTATGCAGAAGGAAAATGGACGTTGAAAGAAGTGCTTCTTCATTTATCTGATACGGAAAGGGTTTTTCAATACAGAACTCTGGCTATTGCGAGAGGTGAAGAAAAGAATTTGCCAGGTTTTGATGAAGAGTTATATGCCCAAAACTCTTTTGCGAACGAAAGAAGCTTAGATTGTTTGTTAGAGGAATATCAATTGGTGAGACAATCTTCTCAGATTTTATTGGAGACAATGAATTTTTCAGCCTTAAATAATATCGGAACTGCCAATGGAAATCAAATTTCTGCAGAAACTATCGGAAAATTGATCGTTGGGCACAATATTCATCATTTAAATGTGATTGAGGAAAGATATTTACCGGATTTAAATTAA
- a CDS encoding L-threonylcarbamoyladenylate synthase, which produces MENIIQILKSGGTILYPTDTIWGIGCDATNIDAINKIFDIKKREKNKSMIILVESEKRLQDLVDVPEMAWEIIDLSEKPVTIVYENPKGLPKELLAEDGSIGIRLVKNDFCKKLITKLNKPLVSTSANFSGDKSPLKFSDISKEIIDLVDFAVEEDREKVSQYSGSSVIKIWSDNRIKVLRE; this is translated from the coding sequence ATGGAAAACATCATACAAATACTAAAATCCGGCGGAACAATTTTATACCCAACAGACACCATCTGGGGAATCGGTTGTGACGCAACAAATATAGACGCCATCAACAAAATTTTTGATATCAAAAAACGCGAAAAAAATAAATCGATGATTATTTTAGTCGAATCTGAAAAAAGATTGCAGGATTTGGTCGACGTTCCGGAAATGGCGTGGGAAATTATCGATTTGAGCGAAAAACCTGTAACGATAGTTTACGAAAACCCAAAAGGTCTGCCGAAAGAATTATTGGCAGAAGACGGAAGTATTGGAATTCGTTTGGTGAAAAATGATTTTTGTAAAAAGCTAATTACTAAACTAAATAAACCTTTAGTTTCAACTTCAGCTAATTTTAGTGGAGACAAAAGTCCGTTAAAATTCTCTGATATTTCAAAAGAAATTATTGATCTGGTAGATTTTGCGGTAGAAGAAGACCGTGAAAAAGTTTCGCAATATTCAGGTTCATCTGTGATAAAAATCTGGAGTGACAACAGAATAAAAGTTTTGAGAGAATGA
- a CDS encoding CCA tRNA nucleotidyltransferase yields MFINLNQNQNLKLFKIISEVAAANNQSVYIVGGFVRDLLMKRKASTDIDFVTEQSGIELAQNVGKEIDPKMKVSVFKTYGTAMIRYKDLELEFVGARKESYTENSRKPEVEGGTIEDDQKRRDFTINAMAISLNKDNFGELIDPFDGIGDLEKGILRTPLEPAQTYSDDPLRMMRAVRFASTLNFTIEENSLNAIKQEAERIKIVSMERIMVEFNKIMLSQKPSVGLKLMEETGLMKLIIPELIDLKGVEEVEGQTHKDNFYHTLEVVDNISENTDNLWLRWAALLHDIGKAPTKKFVEGTGWTFHGHEFLGSKMVKTLFQKLKLPLNADMKYVQKMVKLSSRPIALITDDASDSALRRLLFDAGEDMEDLFTLCKADITTKNSRKQEKFKKNFQYVAVKIKEVEEKDQVRNFQPPISGEEIMEMFNLKPGREIGILKEKVKEAILEGEIGNDHQEAKSFVITEAEKLGLTLA; encoded by the coding sequence ATGTTCATCAACCTCAATCAAAATCAAAACTTAAAACTTTTCAAAATTATTTCTGAAGTTGCAGCGGCAAATAATCAGTCTGTGTACATCGTGGGTGGTTTTGTGCGGGATCTTTTAATGAAAAGAAAAGCTTCTACTGATATTGATTTTGTGACCGAACAAAGCGGAATTGAGCTTGCCCAAAATGTAGGAAAAGAAATTGATCCTAAAATGAAAGTTTCGGTTTTTAAAACCTACGGAACGGCGATGATCAGATACAAAGATCTTGAATTGGAATTTGTTGGCGCAAGAAAAGAAAGCTACACTGAAAACAGCCGTAAACCGGAAGTAGAAGGTGGAACAATTGAAGATGATCAGAAAAGAAGAGATTTTACCATCAATGCAATGGCGATTTCTTTAAATAAAGATAATTTTGGTGAATTAATCGATCCTTTTGATGGGATTGGTGATCTTGAAAAGGGAATTTTAAGAACTCCTTTAGAGCCTGCTCAAACATATTCTGATGATCCGTTGAGAATGATGAGAGCGGTGCGTTTTGCATCAACTTTAAATTTTACAATTGAAGAAAATTCTTTAAACGCAATCAAACAAGAAGCTGAAAGAATTAAGATTGTTTCTATGGAAAGAATCATGGTTGAATTTAATAAAATTATGCTTTCACAGAAACCTTCTGTTGGATTAAAATTGATGGAAGAAACAGGACTGATGAAGCTTATTATTCCTGAGCTAATTGACTTGAAAGGCGTAGAAGAAGTAGAAGGACAAACTCATAAAGACAATTTTTACCACACTTTGGAAGTGGTTGATAATATTTCTGAAAACACCGATAATTTGTGGCTTCGTTGGGCTGCTTTGCTTCACGACATTGGAAAGGCTCCGACAAAAAAATTCGTTGAAGGAACAGGTTGGACTTTTCACGGGCATGAGTTTTTAGGTTCAAAAATGGTAAAAACACTTTTTCAAAAACTGAAATTACCATTGAATGCAGATATGAAATACGTTCAGAAAATGGTAAAACTTTCATCTCGTCCAATTGCATTAATTACCGATGACGCTTCAGATTCTGCACTGAGAAGGCTTTTATTTGATGCAGGAGAAGATATGGAAGATTTGTTTACACTTTGTAAAGCAGATATCACGACCAAAAATTCTAGAAAACAGGAAAAGTTTAAAAAGAATTTTCAATATGTTGCTGTTAAAATAAAAGAAGTTGAAGAAAAAGATCAGGTAAGAAATTTTCAACCACCAATTTCTGGAGAAGAAATTATGGAAATGTTTAACCTTAAACCAGGCCGAGAAATAGGAATTTTAAAGGAAAAAGTAAAAGAAGCAATTCTGGAAGGTGAAATTGGAAACGACCATCAAGAAGCAAAAAGTTTTGTAATTACAGAAGCCGAGAAATTAGGATTAACTTTAGCTTAA
- a CDS encoding DUF5074 domain-containing protein — translation MKLNRLLQFIFGFVLLFSISCTSDYEEIIPEITYNNGFLIINEGNFGTPNADVTFLTKDLTLMQNDIYKAKNNNENLGDVLQTMVLNGDKAYLLLNNSNRIQIVDRYTFKKTGEITSQLNNPRYMAIANGNLYVSNDKYGGAKFVNVYKLSDNSFVTKIDFASTSTVERVVEAGGNIFVQNASYGFGNTITKINTTTNAIEGAPIAMPNGDITKTVTYNNNVYAIAQGTADSYIYQINPAGSIVKTTTLTGIANGTNLQIDGGRYYFTSSNKIYSMDMNSTTIPTNPIITAVDDGPNFTLYGFSVIDGRIFVSDVKKFTAPSEITVYTSGGTPTGKLKAGMGATSVYKNY, via the coding sequence ATGAAATTAAACAGACTATTACAGTTTATTTTTGGATTCGTCCTGTTATTTTCGATTTCGTGTACATCAGATTACGAAGAAATAATTCCGGAAATAACTTACAATAACGGATTTCTTATCATCAACGAAGGTAACTTTGGAACACCAAATGCAGACGTTACTTTCCTTACGAAAGATTTAACCTTAATGCAGAATGATATCTACAAAGCAAAGAACAACAACGAAAATCTTGGTGATGTACTCCAAACAATGGTTTTAAACGGAGATAAAGCATATCTTTTACTGAATAACTCAAACAGAATTCAGATTGTAGACCGTTATACATTTAAAAAAACAGGAGAAATTACATCTCAGCTAAACAATCCTCGTTATATGGCAATTGCAAACGGAAATCTTTACGTTTCAAACGATAAGTATGGAGGAGCAAAGTTTGTAAATGTTTATAAATTGTCTGACAATTCTTTTGTGACTAAAATTGATTTTGCGTCTACAAGCACCGTAGAAAGAGTGGTAGAAGCTGGTGGAAATATTTTTGTGCAAAACGCTTCATACGGTTTTGGTAATACCATTACAAAAATCAACACAACTACTAATGCAATTGAAGGAGCTCCTATTGCAATGCCAAACGGAGATATTACTAAAACAGTAACATACAATAACAATGTTTATGCAATTGCTCAAGGAACCGCTGATTCTTATATCTATCAGATCAATCCAGCTGGAAGTATTGTAAAAACAACTACTCTTACAGGAATTGCTAATGGTACCAATCTTCAGATTGACGGGGGTAGATATTATTTTACTTCAAGCAATAAAATTTATTCGATGGATATGAATTCTACAACAATTCCTACAAATCCTATTATTACAGCAGTTGATGACGGACCCAACTTCACTCTTTACGGATTTAGCGTTATTGACGGAAGAATTTTTGTATCTGATGTGAAAAAATTCACTGCGCCAAGTGAAATAACAGTTTATACTAGTGGAGGAACTCCAACTGGCAAACTTAAAGCAGGAATGGGAGCTACATCGGTTTATAAAAACTACTAA
- a CDS encoding TonB-dependent receptor plug domain-containing protein — MILKRALTLLSVSSCLTIYYSQEKNIDTVFVFDNQMKKVKLFHSLTTLSPADIQKNSSNLSEVLRFQSPVYIKENGRGAVSSPSFRGTTAQQTAFVWNGININSQFLGQGDINNIAVFGYDQMEIKSGGGSVIYGSGAIGGSIHLNNDLSFNQGFKGVFNSEVASFGTYNNFLKAAYSNDKFSFKVSGNYLISQNDYEVPEKNNYINRNGKFYNTTFNIGTAYKIADNQTISWQSQFYDATQNYRILEESLNKTKYEAQTVRSLLSWDINKSKISNSLKAAYTEDNFQYYGNFGEPYTSGGINKNYIFKNDFNYFIIPKLNINIIGEFQQNKGEGLGDSGIKNVSRNIGSATGLLRFLATPNLRFEAGIKQDFVEKINSPLLYSFSGKWKANNWYSLNLNFSKNFRFPSFNDLYWEPGGNINLKSETSVQADMNHEFSVAGFTLSLSPYYMKIDNMILWLPTSLGYWAAFNTDKVESYGLESQLSYQKSFNKNHFIKLVAGYIYSKSVDLENQKQLMYVPLHKFSSNVDYQYKFLRVYAQGMFNGLTYTTSDESRKYAIYPYFVMNAGLSATLIKNYTLGIKVNNITDTVYETTAYYPLPKRNYSINVTINF, encoded by the coding sequence ATGATTTTAAAAAGAGCATTAACCCTACTTTCAGTGTCTTCTTGCCTGACAATTTATTACAGTCAGGAAAAAAATATTGACACCGTATTTGTATTCGACAACCAAATGAAAAAGGTAAAACTTTTTCATTCTTTGACGACATTATCTCCTGCAGATATTCAAAAAAATTCTTCGAATCTTTCTGAGGTTTTACGATTTCAGTCGCCTGTTTATATTAAAGAAAATGGTCGTGGAGCTGTTTCTTCGCCTTCATTTCGGGGAACAACAGCACAACAGACTGCTTTTGTCTGGAACGGAATCAATATCAATTCTCAGTTTTTGGGACAAGGTGATATCAATAACATTGCGGTTTTCGGATATGACCAGATGGAAATAAAATCTGGTGGCGGAAGTGTTATCTACGGAAGCGGTGCGATTGGAGGAAGTATTCATTTAAATAATGATTTAAGTTTTAACCAAGGCTTTAAAGGAGTATTCAATTCTGAAGTTGCTTCGTTTGGAACTTATAATAATTTTTTGAAAGCAGCTTATAGTAACGATAAATTCAGCTTTAAAGTTTCAGGAAATTATTTGATCAGCCAAAATGATTATGAAGTTCCGGAAAAAAATAATTATATCAACAGAAACGGTAAGTTTTACAATACGACTTTCAATATAGGTACGGCATACAAAATTGCAGACAACCAGACAATTTCCTGGCAAAGCCAATTTTATGATGCAACTCAGAATTATAGAATTCTTGAAGAGAGTTTAAATAAAACCAAATATGAAGCACAAACTGTAAGAAGTTTACTTTCTTGGGATATCAACAAATCTAAAATTTCTAATAGTTTAAAAGCAGCCTATACAGAAGATAATTTTCAGTATTACGGAAATTTTGGAGAGCCTTATACAAGTGGTGGAATTAATAAAAATTACATTTTTAAAAATGATTTTAATTATTTCATCATTCCTAAACTGAATATCAATATCATCGGAGAATTTCAACAAAACAAAGGAGAAGGTTTAGGTGATTCAGGTATTAAGAACGTAAGTAGAAATATTGGTTCTGCTACAGGTTTATTAAGATTTTTGGCGACACCGAATCTACGATTTGAGGCAGGAATCAAACAAGATTTTGTTGAAAAAATTAATTCTCCTCTTCTCTACTCTTTTTCAGGAAAATGGAAAGCCAATAATTGGTACAGCTTAAATTTAAATTTTTCTAAAAATTTCAGATTTCCGTCATTCAACGATTTGTATTGGGAACCGGGAGGGAATATAAATTTAAAATCGGAGACTTCGGTTCAGGCAGATATGAATCATGAATTTAGTGTGGCTGGTTTTACTTTAAGCCTAAGTCCTTACTACATGAAAATCGATAATATGATTCTTTGGTTGCCTACTTCATTAGGTTATTGGGCAGCTTTTAATACCGATAAAGTAGAATCTTATGGTTTAGAATCTCAACTTAGCTATCAAAAAAGCTTTAATAAAAACCATTTTATAAAGCTCGTTGCAGGATATATTTATTCAAAATCCGTAGATTTGGAAAATCAAAAGCAGCTGATGTATGTTCCTTTACATAAATTTTCATCGAATGTAGATTATCAGTATAAATTTCTGCGTGTTTATGCACAGGGAATGTTTAACGGTTTAACCTACACTACCTCAGATGAAAGCAGAAAATATGCGATTTACCCATATTTTGTTATGAATGCAGGTCTTTCGGCAACATTAATAAAAAACTATACTTTAGGAATAAAAGTGAATAATATTACAGATACCGTTTACGAAACAACGGCATATTATCCTTTACCTAAAAGAAATTACAGTATAAACGTAACAATAAATTTTTAA
- a CDS encoding cytidine deaminase, whose translation MKKDIKIDYEHFKGRNELSEVENSLFEKAIQARENAYAPYSNFFVGCAVLLENGEIFSGNNQENAAFPSGLCAERTVLFWIGANFPDQKIKKIFIVGGPKEFSEKNPPIPPCGACRQSIIEYETKQNENIELYFSNLNDEVIKVTSIKDLLPFYFDGTFL comes from the coding sequence ATGAAAAAAGATATAAAAATCGATTACGAACATTTCAAAGGCAGGAACGAACTTTCAGAAGTAGAAAACAGCCTTTTTGAAAAAGCAATTCAGGCGAGAGAAAACGCTTATGCACCTTACTCCAACTTTTTTGTAGGTTGTGCTGTTTTGTTGGAAAATGGTGAAATTTTCTCAGGAAACAACCAGGAAAATGCAGCTTTTCCTTCCGGGCTTTGTGCAGAAAGAACTGTTCTTTTTTGGATTGGAGCTAATTTCCCAGATCAAAAAATTAAAAAAATATTTATCGTTGGTGGACCAAAAGAATTTTCAGAGAAAAACCCACCAATTCCGCCATGTGGAGCTTGCCGACAAAGTATTATAGAATACGAAACAAAGCAAAACGAAAATATCGAACTTTATTTTTCTAACTTAAATGATGAGGTGATAAAAGTAACTTCTATCAAAGATTTGCTTCCATTTTATTTTGATGGAACATTTTTATAG
- the namA gene encoding NADPH dehydrogenase NamA, whose amino-acid sequence MLYSPIKFRNVELKNRWVMSPMCMYSSENGVANNFHFVHYGSRAQGGTGLLIVEASGVEPKGRITNHCMGIWNDEQAAELQKIVEFVHKNSESKIGIQIAHAGRKGSTWENKQISLEEGWETLAPSAIPYHPTERIPHVLSLQEIKEQIQNFKNAAKRAVKAGFDVVEIHGAHGYLIHQFLSPLSNVRTDEYGGSFENRIRFLLEIVDAVNEELNENVALFVRISGTEYAENGWDIDDSVELAKILKDHHVDLVDVSSGGNIHGAKISVFDGYQVPFSSAVKNQANVKTGAVGLIKKTEQAEEILQNNEADLIFVAREILRNPYLAVQGSFEMKEESFFPHQYLRAKISS is encoded by the coding sequence ATGTTATATTCTCCTATAAAATTTAGAAATGTAGAGCTTAAAAACCGTTGGGTAATGTCTCCAATGTGTATGTATTCCTCAGAAAATGGGGTTGCCAATAATTTTCACTTTGTGCATTACGGAAGTCGTGCTCAAGGCGGAACAGGACTTCTCATCGTTGAGGCGAGCGGGGTAGAACCAAAAGGCCGAATTACCAATCACTGCATGGGAATCTGGAATGACGAACAAGCTGCAGAACTTCAGAAAATTGTAGAATTCGTTCATAAAAATTCAGAAAGCAAAATAGGAATTCAGATTGCTCATGCTGGAAGAAAAGGTTCTACTTGGGAAAATAAACAAATCTCTTTGGAAGAAGGTTGGGAAACTCTTGCACCAAGTGCGATTCCGTATCATCCGACAGAAAGAATTCCGCACGTTTTGAGTTTACAAGAAATAAAAGAACAGATTCAAAATTTTAAAAATGCTGCGAAAAGAGCAGTAAAAGCAGGTTTTGATGTTGTTGAAATTCACGGGGCACATGGTTATCTTATTCATCAGTTTTTGTCACCGCTTTCTAATGTGAGAACCGATGAGTACGGTGGAAGTTTTGAAAACAGAATAAGGTTTTTACTGGAAATTGTAGATGCAGTCAACGAAGAACTCAATGAAAATGTAGCACTATTTGTAAGGATCTCAGGAACAGAATATGCTGAAAACGGTTGGGATATTGATGACAGTGTAGAACTGGCAAAAATTTTAAAAGATCATCATGTCGATTTGGTAGATGTTTCGAGTGGTGGAAATATTCATGGCGCAAAAATTTCTGTTTTTGATGGTTATCAGGTTCCGTTTTCTTCGGCTGTAAAAAATCAGGCAAATGTGAAAACAGGAGCAGTAGGTTTGATTAAGAAAACTGAACAGGCAGAAGAGATTTTACAAAACAATGAAGCCGATTTAATATTTGTAGCACGAGAGATTTTGCGAAATCCTTATTTGGCAGTTCAGGGTTCTTTTGAAATGAAAGAAGAATCTTTTTTTCCTCATCAATACCTTAGAGCGAAAATTTCTTCTTAA